The Perca fluviatilis chromosome 18, GENO_Pfluv_1.0, whole genome shotgun sequence genomic interval TTTCAGTCTTTCCATCTGATCAAAATTTGTTGCCTGGCTATCAatcagtacgtttacatgcacactaatattgTCAAATTCttcagaatatgacaatattccaaatttgatacaggtcatgtaaactgCATGTTCTGGTTGGATATaaccggaatattatgtgcatgtaaatgtacttagtgtGTCCTGTTAATTCAAAGCCATCTGTCTTTCCGTTTTTAAAAAACTATTGTGGTTGAGCCCAACTTACCACCTCCTGATTTTCCCTGGCCAGGCTGTAAAGATGCGTGGGATTTTTGCTAGTTGTGCGCTCTCAGccctgctgctggctgcagcctgggcagaccaccaccaccaccaccacggcTCTGAACACCACGAGGGAGAGCTGAGCTGCCACAAACTGTCCTCTCCCAATGCTGACTTTGCCTTTGCCCTCTACAAACACCTGAGTACCAACGCTGCTGCCGGAAAAAACGTATTCTTCTCGCCGCTGGGCATCTCCACCGCCCTGTCCATGCTGTCTACAGGGGCCAGTGGTGAGACCCACCGCCAGCTGTTCTCCAGCTTGGGCTACAGTGCTCAAACCCAGGCACAGGTCAACGACGCGTACGAGCATCTCTTCCACATGATGGGACACAGCCAGGAGAGCCAGAAGCTGGATGTCGGTAACGGCGTGGCCGTGCGCTCCGGCTTCAGTCCTCTGGATAAGTTCCTGAAGGATGTCAAGCACTACTACTCCGCCGATGTCTTCAACGTTGACTTCACCAAACCTGCAGAGGCTGCGGCTCAGATAAACACCTTCATTGCCAGTAAAACCCAGGACAAGATCAAAGATATGGTGAAGGACCTGGACAGTGAGATGGCCATGGTGCTGATCAACTATGTCTACTTCAGAGGTAGGATACATGCGCATACAGAGACATTCTGAAAGAACAGCGCATTCACGCAGATAGCCTGCTGCTTTGATGAACACATAGACGCAGCATCTATACAGGTTTAGCCGCACATGTCCTTGTGTAGTTTAAGGAAGGATgctactagggctgcaactataactattattttctcaattgatTAGTTGTTGGGTCGACAAAATGTCAAATTGGTGCCAAGTGTTTTGCAAAGTCGAAGGTGTCTtcttcaaatgtcttttgtccacaatttaaagatattcagttcactgTTAGAGCAGTGAAGAAACCAGAAAATGTTCaaatttaagaagctggaatcataATTTTTACTTTCTTTGATAAATAACTCAAACTGatcaatcaattatcaaaacagttgatgactaatttaatagttgacaactaatggattaatctactaatctttgcagctcctAGATGCCAGGAATATGTTAAACGAACCAGTCTGAAAGATAATAAAAGAATGCAAGATGATACATAGTGCTACATTATGCGAAACCACGATCATTTGAGTTGACCTAATGAAAACTACATAACCCCCTCCCCACTGCCTTGTGCAGGACAATGGGAGAAACCCTTCGATGGGAACCAGACGCACAAGGCAGACTTCAATGTGGACGAAGCCACCAAGGTCCAGGTGGATATGATGAAGAGGAATGGCCGCTACGAATACTACCAGGACACCGACAACCACACCACGGTCGTCATGCTGCCCTACAAGGGCAACACGTCCATGATGATCGTCCTGCCCGATGAAGGCAAGATGAGCGAGGTGGAGGGCTACATCAACAAGGACTACATCAAGCACTGGCATGACTCTCTCTTCAGGAGGTAAGAGAGGAATTTGATTTACTTTTGAGTCCTTTTCATCATGGTTGTGACGAGTGTTGTAGATACAGTAACGGTGTGCTCATTTGTGGGATTGTAtggaatgtgtatgtgttttttgggGTCTTTTATGCTGAGTAAAAGATGTACAGTACCAGTCCAAGGTTTGGAATGGTACTTTATTTTCTCATGGTGTCCATATTAAGTACAACTCAAGTTGACTAAACAAGCTCTAAGTCTACTGTATATTCCAGTGATTGTGACCCTGGTGATGTTCTGTTTATCAGCTCTGTGGATCTGTTCCTGCCAAAGTTTTCCATTTCTGCTGAAGCCTCCCTGGACAGCCCACTCAAAGAACTGGGCATAACCAACGCTTTTGCGGATAATGCAGATTTCTCTGGCGTGTCTGACGAGATCAAGCTCAAAGTCTCAAAGGTAGGATCAGCAAACAGTCCTCCACGTTTGTAATGGGAATGGAAATTACATTTACTCATGGGGAAATTTTAACAGGGGGCAGTTGTGGCCTAAAAGTTAGAGAAGCGTGCTTGTGACCGGGCGGTCAATCCCAGCACCTTCCagttgtgattttatttttgtatcttttactTTAGGACTCTACCCTAAATATCTTAAGTACATGTCTTTtgcacacttaaaaaaaaaaaaaaaaaaaaatcaatgcatTATTTTTGGAAAAATGCCAGCACACTAAGTCACATTCTGCAAATGTTTATAACTTTTCCTCTAGAAAAAATAGCACATTAAAAAAGGGAAGCAAGACTAAggattgtttaatttgtttgtgAAAGGTATGGAGCTAGCCGATAAAGAGGAGGATTTGAATATGGACTAATTTAAACCTCGTAATGTCAGTTCAATCTATAAAACGCTGAAATAACCTTAAATTGAATCGGTTAGGcagaaatttattttatttttttttgtttcttttgactTGTTTCCATCACCTGTACCTCAGTGCAGATTTGACAAGTGAAAGTATACTTCTTTACATTGGGAACTGTACACGTTTGtgtgaaaaacattttcacaaaaacatagattagAGTAGATGCTGCAAAGACCCTTTGCTAACTACAGTTTTCCCAGACCTGCACTCTAATTTGACTTCGCTTCCTCCCCAGGTGTCCCACCAGGCCGTGCTGAGCGTGGACGAAACGGGAACAGAGGCAGCAGCCGTCAGCACAATCGAGGTCATGCCCATGAGCATGCCTGAAACGATAAAACTCGACAGACCCTTTATGGTCTTCATCCTGGAGCACTCGACCAGGAGCATCATCTTCATGGGAAAGATCAGCAACCCCACAGCCGAGTAAAGATGCTAGGGGAAGAGAGGAGTGTTACATGCGTTACTTTTTCACActgtagttttttgttttttgccaaAGGACATTAGCtccttttttaccttttttagcATTTGCAAGCCTTGCAATGATGTCACAGTGATATTAAgagcctggggggggggggagaattgATAAATGGGGGACAGTTTGATGAACAAGATGACAGATCTATAATGGAGTAACAGAAATGTCAGCCCATTAATCTGCTTTGCCGTCTGCCAACATGACACATTTATTACCATCTGTCATCTGAATCTGGCTTGGTGTACAAATACTGAACTACATAATTGTATATTGTATCCAGCTGACTGTatgagatatttttttttatttttttttttttaaaagagtctGCTTACACTCACTGGGCTAATGCTGTTTCAACATGGTGAAGTGAAATAAAGAATTTTTTAATCTGGGCTTCATAGATCTAATTATTTTACCAAATGGCTGTATATAATGAACTAATGCTGaatgaatagatagatagatagatagatagatagatagatagatagatagatagatagaatctGTATAATTATAAGCTCATACCTATTTAATGCAAGTGTGGTccatatccttgacgttccacttctgggattgctccggtgctgcaggaaattccaccagatgcatgtattttcaccAATGTCagtctccttcctctttctttgtgttggaattttaattgCCGGTGGATTTGAGGGCTATGGTTAACTGGTCTTCTCCTAAGATCTCTGCAgcgtaaatccagacagctagctagacaatcagttttctcttgcacaactattttacagcggctcctTTGCGGAGGTTAGTGctgcccatgacaattgtgattggtttaaagtatagtggactggccagaccctcctccgtgctgttgtgtgtgtgtgtgtgtgtggactgtctggcaaagcgagactaatgcaAGTGTAACCCACATTTTCAGGCCCCTACTGCACCAGCGGTTCTTTaccaatgttgtgtttactggGTTGGGTTGCATCAGAAAAGAGAGCCTTGCCAGAAATCTCTTGACGGGACAGATGAAGAGGCTGGTCCTCGTTAATTTTTAATAGAACTCCCAGCTGACTCTTGGATATGGGATGGTGACGTGTCTTCTAAACGGCTGCTGCAAAGAGGACACTAACAGTAAGCATGgctctaaaaaaaaatgtggatgtCAATTTTCTAAGAATTCAGTGATATGTAATCACCCTCCACTGTCTCACACAGGACAGTGGGCGACCCCATTCTTCCCTTTACAGGTAAACCCTACCATAGATACATaggctgtatttaaaaaaaaaaataaaaaagtggaaGTAGCCACCGTGACGCcgcccattggtttgtggactatAGAGTCTTTGCACCAGAAGATTCATATGAGCTGGCTCCTTAGTCTTGAAACGACAACCCAAAAATTCTGCCTTCTCTTTCCTATCCCGGCATTTAAAAGGGTCAAGAAACGTACTGAGTAAAACACCTCAGTCACGTGTAAAGCGTAGCCAGAGGGTAAGAAACAATAAGAAGGCAGACTTCTTGAAATCTTAACGAGTGCAAATTTATTTACAGTGTGGCCATAAACACGTATAAATGAGACAAAGTTTAAAATAGACACATTTTAGGCTATTAATAGAAAACTtgagcaaaataaaataaactaatacCAAATATAACAAAGCACGTGCTTCTGACAGAACGGCTTACACAATTGAAGGACACCGATGATTTCCGCGATGACATCATCCACACCATAAACACACAGGAAATGCTGGGCGGCTCCTCCCCAAACATTCCTGAATGTTGGACCAAACCATGGAACAAACCAAAGGTGAGCgtgaagaaacaaacaaaactattaAAACCTGCAACTGCAACTAAATCAAATTTATTGTTTAatataatgtgtttttctgcTGACAATAGTATACTGTGTGTATTGTACCACACAACAATGACTTAAGAATGATTTTGTTTATCTACATAATTTAAAacaagtcactttttttcaaaattttttgcACCCTTCTCCCCGATTTGTAATAACTTTTGGCAATTTGTAGTACTTCCAAATGCCCAGTCCGACAGATTGGTACAGCCAACAACACAGAAATAATTGACCATTTTAAGCAACAATAAGGAAACGTTGCAAGTTCAGTTGCGTCGTTTTTTGTTCAGTACCCCCAAAATGGCTGACTTCCTTATTGATGACGTGCCGTGAAAACGCTCTACTGTTTTAAAGCCTCAGGTTTGGTAGTTTGACCGtcgccatcttgtttttttggagccaaaagtgaccatatttggacaacagggtggagctggggaggagcgCTAAGCTTAACGTTAAGTTACCAgttagcgctagctagctagcttggtttgCAAAGTGAATACGTAATTCACATTAGCTGTGATATTAATTGGGATGCAAATTTTGGCTAGTGAAAAAATGtgcttaaaacaaaatgtacttacaaacttaaGAGCATCATGTTGTATTAAAGAAGACTTGGAAGAATTTCTTGAGACTATAAACTGACGGGGTCCAATTGGTCGGTTAGGACAAACATTTCTCTCATTTTAAGGTGGTTTATTATAgatttattatatatacacacggtATACAAGGATTCTTTCAGTTTGAGAAGCCACAGTCAGCGGGTGCTGTTACTCTGTCGCCCCTCGCCCCAAAAGAATACTGGTTACATGAGATTATATAGAAATGTGCAAGCTATTATGATTGGCTAATACTAAGGTGGGAGGCAACTGTGGTTTAGACTTGGTGCTTCCTTCTTGGTGCACGGGCTGGCCCCAGCCTCTTGGCACATGATGTACCATCCAATGGGAGATGTCGACTCCCTGGAGgattccctctc includes:
- the LOC120547237 gene encoding alpha-1-antitrypsin homolog, whose translation is MRGIFASCALSALLLAAAWADHHHHHHGSEHHEGELSCHKLSSPNADFAFALYKHLSTNAAAGKNVFFSPLGISTALSMLSTGASGETHRQLFSSLGYSAQTQAQVNDAYEHLFHMMGHSQESQKLDVGNGVAVRSGFSPLDKFLKDVKHYYSADVFNVDFTKPAEAAAQINTFIASKTQDKIKDMVKDLDSEMAMVLINYVYFRGQWEKPFDGNQTHKADFNVDEATKVQVDMMKRNGRYEYYQDTDNHTTVVMLPYKGNTSMMIVLPDEGKMSEVEGYINKDYIKHWHDSLFRSSVDLFLPKFSISAEASLDSPLKELGITNAFADNADFSGVSDEIKLKVSKVSHQAVLSVDETGTEAAAVSTIEVMPMSMPETIKLDRPFMVFILEHSTRSIIFMGKISNPTAE